A part of uncultured Methanobrevibacter sp. genomic DNA contains:
- a CDS encoding coenzyme F420-0:L-glutamate ligase: MTIELIGLENIPIVDSTSNISQIIKDAIVEQGCSIHHGDIILIAETLISKSEGTFINIEELNPSKEAIELAEKSKKDPKLVQAILNESNEVVEVGPNFIITETKHGFVCANAGIDESNVGEGLATPMPINPDKSALEIREFLEKEFEEEIAVIITDTQGRAFRFGAIGTAIGCSGISPLWRRVGEKDLYGRELETTEIATGDELAAAASLIMGQADEGLPVVLIRGFSGFDTLRDVNSNMKSIIMPKEFDVFRK; the protein is encoded by the coding sequence ATGACAATTGAATTGATAGGGTTAGAAAATATTCCAATTGTTGATAGTACAAGCAATATTTCACAGATTATTAAGGATGCTATTGTTGAACAAGGCTGTTCTATCCATCATGGGGATATTATTTTGATTGCCGAAACTTTAATTTCCAAATCCGAAGGTACTTTTATAAATATTGAAGAATTGAATCCCTCTAAAGAAGCTATTGAATTAGCTGAAAAATCTAAAAAAGATCCTAAACTTGTTCAAGCAATTTTAAATGAATCAAATGAGGTTGTCGAAGTTGGCCCTAACTTCATAATTACCGAAACCAAACATGGTTTTGTCTGTGCAAATGCAGGTATTGATGAATCAAATGTGGGGGAAGGTTTAGCCACTCCAATGCCTATCAATCCGGACAAATCCGCTTTGGAAATTAGGGAATTTTTGGAAAAAGAGTTTGAAGAAGAAATTGCAGTTATAATTACTGATACTCAGGGAAGAGCATTTAGATTTGGCGCTATTGGAACTGCAATTGGATGTTCTGGAATTTCTCCATTATGGAGAAGAGTGGGTGAAAAAGATTTATACGGCCGTGAGTTGGAAACTACTGAAATTGCTACTGGTGATGAGTTGGCTGCTGCCGCATCACTTATTATGGGACAAGCTGATGAGGGTCTTCCAGTCGTTTTGATTCGTGGTTTTTCTGGTTTTGATACATTAAGAGATGTGAATTCAAATATGAAATCCATTATCATGCCAAAAGAGTTTGACGTATTTAGAAAATAG
- a CDS encoding AAA family ATPase encodes MKTDNKKQEIKSTTQKSAKIEKENKEYAEYVVLKAVGYPFDFSLMENDFEITNLKLFEEYAREQWLGLEVNENSYLFDQKIIPDYGFEIVTAKPNGSIISEKTEIKLIHEENNKLSDEIKVDNKIKLSDIVGQQNAKNKIKVLIKYLENPEKFGPWAPKNILFYGLPGTGKTMLVKALANELEVPLHLIKATSLIGEHVGDSASKIHDLFKKASEKSPSIIFIDEMDAIALDRSFQSLRGDVSEIVNSLLTEMDGINENESVITIGATNNPTSLDYAVRSRFEEEIEFKLPNDNERLTILENNLKTMPLDYDLNLGKIVKLTKGLSGRDLKEKILKTALHNAIANDEDIITMKHIDYALKSTKVKNNEVKGMFE; translated from the coding sequence TTGAAAACTGACAATAAAAAGCAAGAAATCAAATCAACCACACAAAAATCGGCAAAAATTGAAAAGGAAAATAAAGAATATGCCGAATATGTTGTTCTTAAAGCCGTTGGTTATCCATTTGATTTCAGTCTAATGGAAAACGACTTTGAAATTACTAACTTAAAATTATTCGAAGAATATGCTCGAGAACAATGGTTAGGATTAGAAGTAAATGAAAACTCTTATCTTTTTGATCAAAAAATCATACCGGATTATGGATTTGAAATTGTAACTGCAAAACCAAACGGGTCAATAATTTCTGAAAAAACTGAAATCAAACTTATCCACGAAGAAAACAATAAGTTATCAGATGAAATTAAAGTTGACAATAAAATAAAACTGTCAGATATCGTTGGCCAGCAAAATGCAAAAAATAAAATTAAAGTTTTAATTAAATATTTAGAAAATCCAGAAAAATTTGGGCCTTGGGCTCCAAAGAATATTTTATTTTATGGACTTCCAGGAACTGGTAAAACCATGCTTGTTAAAGCTCTAGCCAATGAGCTTGAAGTTCCACTTCATTTAATTAAAGCCACATCATTAATTGGAGAACATGTTGGAGACAGTGCATCTAAAATTCATGATTTATTTAAAAAAGCTTCAGAAAAATCACCATCAATAATATTCATTGATGAGATGGATGCCATTGCACTTGACAGGTCTTTTCAATCATTAAGGGGAGACGTATCCGAGATTGTCAACTCACTTTTAACTGAGATGGATGGAATTAATGAAAATGAATCTGTCATAACAATAGGTGCAACAAATAATCCTACAAGCCTTGATTATGCTGTGAGAAGCAGATTTGAAGAAGAAATTGAATTCAAATTACCGAATGACAATGAAAGATTAACCATCTTGGAAAATAATTTAAAAACAATGCCTTTGGATTATGATTTGAATTTAGGAAAAATAGTTAAACTTACCAAAGGATTATCCGGAAGAGATTTAAAAGAAAAAATACTCAAAACAGCTCTCCACAATGCCATTGCCAATGATGAAGACATAATCACAATGAAACATATAGATTATGCACTTAAATCTACTAAAGTAAAAAATAACGAAGTTAAAGGAATGTTTGAATAA
- a CDS encoding M48 family metallopeptidase produces MKKETKIIEDITITLERKNIKNMYLRILPPYGEVKVSAPLFLSDEDITKFVKSKKDWILKKQKFIIENDIKAPLKYSNGEKHYLWGKEYTLHLISNDTIKNVLIDDKKSVMYLPITKRSTIEKREKIMNEFYRAEMKKAIPPVLDKCSQIVGKKPSEVKIRNMKNWGNCRYHDKRITLNLKLAKKDPICLEYVMIHELCHLIEFNHGKKFKKLMDTYCPNWKKIKKMLNE; encoded by the coding sequence ATGAAAAAGGAAACAAAAATTATTGAAGACATTACCATCACATTAGAAAGAAAAAACATTAAAAACATGTATTTGCGAATTTTACCGCCATATGGAGAGGTAAAAGTATCTGCACCATTATTTTTATCTGATGAAGACATCACCAAATTCGTAAAATCGAAAAAAGATTGGATATTGAAAAAACAAAAATTCATTATCGAAAATGACATAAAAGCCCCATTGAAATACAGCAATGGAGAAAAACATTATTTATGGGGCAAGGAATACACATTACATCTAATTTCCAATGACACTATAAAAAATGTTTTAATAGATGATAAAAAATCAGTAATGTATTTGCCAATCACAAAACGAAGCACAATCGAAAAAAGAGAAAAAATAATGAATGAATTTTACAGGGCTGAAATGAAAAAAGCAATACCCCCTGTTTTAGACAAATGTTCACAAATTGTTGGAAAAAAACCTTCAGAAGTTAAAATAAGAAACATGAAAAACTGGGGAAATTGCAGATATCATGATAAACGAATCACATTAAATTTAAAACTGGCAAAAAAAGATCCAATATGCCTAGAATATGTCATGATTCATGAACTATGTCATTTAATAGAATTCAATCATGGAAAAAAATTTAAAAAATTAATGGACACTTATTGTCCAAATTGGAAAAAAATAAAAAAAATGTTAAATGAATAA
- a CDS encoding methanogenesis marker 9 domain-containing protein: protein MTWEDAPSHICRGGDIRGLAFCCPPVKPCPVLNALQEVNLTPQEFVDIKIQFGKETRLGEGAGTCFGSLVWCCKPSKPCPLRDMTLKNMGMSHDEYLDLKKQLSERLVGVKKPDPDERAEALAETFHISKLEAMKVLTDCNNDLRAAVKVLHAKSIEKSD, encoded by the coding sequence ATGACTTGGGAAGATGCACCGTCTCATATTTGTAGGGGAGGAGATATAAGAGGACTCGCTTTTTGCTGCCCTCCAGTAAAACCTTGCCCAGTATTAAATGCATTGCAAGAAGTTAATTTAACTCCTCAAGAGTTCGTTGACATTAAAATTCAATTTGGAAAAGAAACTAGATTAGGTGAAGGAGCAGGAACTTGTTTTGGATCACTTGTGTGGTGTTGTAAACCATCAAAACCTTGTCCTTTAAGAGATATGACTTTAAAAAATATGGGAATGAGTCATGATGAGTATTTAGATTTAAAAAAGCAATTGTCCGAAAGATTGGTTGGAGTAAAAAAACCTGACCCTGATGAAAGAGCTGAAGCTTTGGCTGAAACATTTCATATTAGCAAACTTGAAGCAATGAAGGTTTTAACTGATTGTAATAACGATTTGAGGGCTGCAGTTAAAGTATTGCATGCAAAATCAATAGAAAAATCTGATTAA
- a CDS encoding tRNA-dihydrouridine synthase, with the protein MAGISDSEFLNRVIPLGFDVATLGGYSLDAPTIEASKRIIERGRKEFDFPLNEIFSHIENEVDSIKKVHSDVKVSANVRSTTPQPIIEAGKIRKLDIVEINCHCRQDEIRSIGCGQEMLKNPNLGNFISEVVENVNCEVSVKIRANVDGIDTVNVAKIIDDAGADYLHIDAMKNDVFDADYNLVKEICDNTDIKVIGNNSMNCEKNIEKMINSGVYGFSIARAVISGNLDFNISQF; encoded by the coding sequence ATGGCTGGAATATCTGATTCAGAATTTTTAAATCGTGTTATTCCGTTAGGTTTTGATGTAGCTACTTTAGGCGGATATAGTTTGGATGCACCTACTATTGAAGCAAGTAAAAGAATTATTGAACGGGGAAGAAAAGAATTTGACTTTCCTTTAAATGAAATTTTTTCACATATTGAAAATGAAGTTGATTCTATTAAAAAGGTTCATAGTGATGTAAAAGTATCTGCAAATGTTAGATCAACAACTCCACAACCGATAATTGAAGCTGGTAAAATTAGAAAGTTGGATATTGTTGAAATTAATTGTCATTGTCGCCAAGATGAAATCAGGTCTATTGGTTGTGGACAGGAAATGTTGAAAAATCCTAACCTTGGAAATTTCATATCTGAAGTTGTTGAAAATGTCAATTGTGAAGTTTCAGTTAAGATTAGGGCTAATGTTGATGGAATTGATACAGTAAATGTTGCTAAAATAATTGATGATGCAGGTGCAGATTACTTGCATATTGATGCTATGAAAAATGATGTTTTTGATGCTGATTATAATCTCGTAAAAGAGATTTGTGATAATACCGATATTAAAGTAATTGGAAATAATTCCATGAATTGTGAAAAGAATATTGAAAAAATGATTAATTCTGGTGTTTATGGATTTTCAATAGCAAGAGCAGTTATTTCGGGCAATCTAGATTTTAATATTTCTCAATTTTAA
- a CDS encoding GTP cyclohydrolase III codes for MIQMTLIQIDNYGPWTVTPRPRTESDLQMLQASLFADLNNHFGNKKGLVFFTRFDNLLAISNGLDEEDHLRIQRSIRNRYPITVSMGVGAAETPHEAQKLATIALQKAGSAQSGERKEILAIDSLVSEEDSYVQAAHIDINSVTETLTDIESAFDTSFMVNKAQHYLMTKLIKKGALLFFIGGDNFMSPCNGLSEKEIEEIMVEIDEEIGIKLKAGIGRGKNAEDAAYMADIGLEEIRANNNEMWTWVIEKEY; via the coding sequence ATGATACAAATGACATTAATACAAATTGATAATTACGGGCCATGGACTGTAACTCCAAGACCACGTACAGAATCTGATTTACAAATGCTTCAAGCTAGTTTATTTGCTGACTTAAATAATCATTTTGGTAATAAGAAAGGTTTGGTATTCTTTACTAGATTTGATAATTTGCTAGCAATTTCAAATGGTCTTGATGAAGAGGACCATTTAAGAATTCAAAGATCAATCAGAAATAGGTATCCTATTACTGTAAGTATGGGTGTAGGGGCTGCTGAGACTCCTCATGAAGCTCAAAAATTAGCAACAATTGCTCTTCAAAAAGCGGGTAGTGCACAATCAGGTGAAAGAAAAGAAATTTTGGCTATTGATAGTTTGGTTAGTGAAGAGGATAGCTATGTTCAGGCTGCACACATTGATATAAATAGTGTAACTGAAACTTTGACTGATATTGAATCTGCTTTTGATACAAGTTTCATGGTTAATAAAGCTCAACATTATTTGATGACTAAATTAATTAAAAAAGGAGCATTATTGTTCTTCATTGGTGGGGACAATTTCATGTCACCATGTAATGGATTATCTGAAAAAGAAATTGAGGAAATCATGGTTGAAATCGATGAAGAAATAGGTATTAAGCTTAAAGCAGGTATTGGCAGGGGCAAAAATGCTGAAGATGCGGCTTATATGGCTGATATTGGTCTTGAAGAAATCAGAGCTAATAATAATGAAATGTGGACTTGGGTAATTGAAAAAGAATACTAA
- a CDS encoding bifunctional precorrin-2 dehydrogenase/sirohydrochlorin ferrochelatase, translating to MDWTSLYFKTSNLNVFILGTGEVASRRANKFLDHGANVKLAGNSLSDDLKDKGADLYSIGDVDELVEWSDLVVVASGDEELSEHVSEIAQDKLVNRADFPLKGDIIVPTSFEIGDVEISIFTNGKSPLMARQLRKKIQSIITEEDILEIELQDYARLELKRVLKNQKERRQVLYEIFEDEKIRGYVENRQMDDAKDYIDNLIRGL from the coding sequence ATGGATTGGACTTCTCTTTATTTTAAAACATCTAATTTAAACGTGTTTATTTTAGGTACTGGGGAAGTCGCATCCAGACGTGCCAATAAATTTTTAGACCATGGGGCTAATGTAAAATTGGCTGGAAATAGTTTATCTGATGATTTGAAAGATAAGGGCGCCGATTTATATTCTATTGGTGATGTTGATGAACTGGTTGAATGGTCTGATTTGGTAGTTGTTGCAAGTGGTGATGAGGAATTGTCGGAACATGTTTCAGAAATTGCTCAGGATAAATTGGTCAATAGGGCTGATTTTCCTCTAAAAGGGGATATAATTGTTCCTACAAGTTTTGAAATTGGTGATGTTGAAATATCTATTTTTACTAATGGCAAAAGCCCTTTAATGGCTAGACAGCTTAGAAAGAAAATCCAATCTATAATCACTGAAGAGGATATTCTTGAAATTGAACTTCAGGATTATGCTCGTTTGGAATTAAAGAGGGTTCTTAAAAATCAAAAAGAACGCAGACAGGTTCTCTATGAAATTTTTGAAGATGAAAAAATTAGGGGATATGTTGAAAATAGGCAAATGGATGATGCTAAAGATTACATTGATAATTTAATAAGGGGATTATAG
- the hemA gene encoding glutamyl-tRNA reductase, producing MILNLRVDHKIADIQSMENISKDIDDLFWKLQEKYSVNEYVEISTCNRKEYYIKNDYISEDDELLSHENQSIIIEYGNSAVMHLLRMTSGLESMIVGEDQILGQVKDAKHKAIKDHHCGKSLDTIFTKAIHVGQVVRNKTNINKGSVSIGSAAIDLAEKHMGSLDDKSVLVIGAGKMGRLVAKALAEKDLNAIFVANRTYYVAVELAQDLGGEAILFNDLEKYLATADLVISATSAPHAIITKERLLGIERDHSSLMMVDIANPRDISEDVCEIGVKLFNIDDLREIADENTNLRIKEFGQAESIIDEEFILLKETFKIMEVEQILASLRASMEEIRQRETKKALVKLADVDGSAKILNNLTNSIVNKIFFDISKNVKDAAKDENKEVIAAAEYLFNTK from the coding sequence GTGATATTAAATTTAAGAGTTGACCATAAAATTGCTGATATTCAATCTATGGAAAATATTTCAAAGGATATTGATGATTTATTTTGGAAATTGCAGGAAAAATATTCCGTAAATGAATATGTTGAGATTTCTACATGTAACCGGAAAGAGTATTATATTAAAAATGATTATATTTCTGAAGATGATGAGTTATTGTCACATGAAAATCAGAGTATCATTATTGAATATGGCAATTCTGCAGTTATGCATCTTCTGCGTATGACTTCAGGTCTGGAATCCATGATTGTTGGTGAAGACCAAATTTTAGGTCAGGTTAAAGATGCTAAGCATAAGGCTATTAAGGATCATCATTGCGGTAAATCTTTAGATACTATTTTTACTAAAGCCATTCATGTAGGTCAAGTTGTTAGGAATAAAACCAATATCAATAAGGGTTCTGTTTCAATTGGGTCTGCCGCCATTGATTTGGCTGAAAAACATATGGGCAGTTTAGATGATAAGTCTGTTTTGGTTATTGGTGCTGGAAAAATGGGTAGATTGGTTGCTAAGGCACTTGCTGAAAAGGATTTAAATGCTATTTTTGTAGCGAATAGAACTTATTATGTTGCAGTTGAATTGGCTCAGGATTTGGGCGGTGAAGCTATTTTATTCAATGACCTTGAGAAGTATTTGGCAACTGCGGATTTGGTTATCAGTGCCACTAGTGCTCCCCATGCAATTATCACTAAAGAACGATTATTAGGCATTGAAAGGGATCATAGTAGTTTAATGATGGTTGACATTGCCAATCCAAGGGATATCTCTGAAGATGTTTGTGAAATCGGTGTAAAATTATTCAATATCGATGATTTGAGAGAAATTGCAGACGAAAATACTAATCTCAGAATTAAAGAATTTGGTCAGGCAGAAAGTATCATTGATGAAGAGTTCATTTTACTTAAAGAGACCTTTAAAATAATGGAAGTTGAGCAAATACTTGCAAGTTTAAGAGCATCAATGGAAGAGATAAGACAACGTGAAACTAAAAAAGCATTAGTTAAATTGGCTGATGTAGATGGTAGTGCTAAAATTTTAAATAATTTAACAAATTCTATTGTAAATAAGATATTTTTTGATATTTCCAAAAATGTAAAGGATGCTGCAAAAGATGAAAATAAGGAAGTTATTGCAGCTGCGGAATATTTATTCAATACAAAATAA
- a CDS encoding IMP cyclohydrolase, which translates to MYTGRILSIGMNSDGKPFVAYRVSSRSFPNRQCLKFDNRAAIVPKEGFEKDIYENTYITYNCIRIVRDMAIVSNGAHTDVIADKISLGMNIKDAIAYSLLTMDYEKDDYHTPRIAGVVTSTNKKDEYGCYIGIANDKKLLVEAVPYGEAVFISTYGSQVHDVVEFDAKTAAESAKFIFDEGTFANYKKPVTSGAAVFNGEWTIDVYNP; encoded by the coding sequence ATGTATACTGGAAGAATTTTATCAATTGGGATGAATAGTGATGGAAAACCTTTTGTAGCATATCGTGTATCAAGTAGGTCATTTCCTAATAGGCAATGCTTGAAATTTGATAATCGTGCAGCTATCGTACCGAAAGAAGGTTTTGAAAAGGATATTTATGAAAATACATACATTACATATAATTGTATTCGTATTGTAAGAGATATGGCTATCGTATCAAATGGTGCCCATACTGATGTTATAGCTGATAAAATATCCTTGGGAATGAACATAAAAGATGCTATTGCATATTCTTTACTTACTATGGACTATGAAAAAGATGATTACCATACTCCAAGGATTGCTGGAGTTGTTACATCAACAAATAAGAAGGATGAATACGGCTGTTATATAGGAATTGCCAACGATAAAAAATTATTGGTTGAAGCGGTTCCTTATGGGGAAGCAGTATTTATTTCCACTTATGGTAGTCAAGTGCATGATGTAGTTGAATTTGATGCAAAAACAGCTGCTGAATCTGCTAAATTTATTTTTGATGAAGGTACTTTTGCAAATTATAAAAAGCCTGTAACTTCTGGAGCGGCTGTTTTTAATGGAGAATGGACTATTGATGTCTATAATCCATAA
- a CDS encoding biopolymer transporter ExbD, giving the protein MAIDVRKHKKKVIDQKPSINLVPFIDILFTIMIFLVVTSNFSADVQTDATDAAEEASGKPNVTDVSGDQEYYVVPVAGLNKVTVNGQDRSDAIAGGAVGVQAKVIDQGEIKIKPGLIEITTPPGVPPEVAVKRPEL; this is encoded by the coding sequence ATGGCAATTGATGTAAGAAAACATAAAAAGAAAGTTATTGATCAAAAACCAAGTATTAATTTGGTTCCATTTATTGATATATTGTTTACTATAATGATTTTTTTAGTGGTTACTAGTAATTTTTCAGCTGATGTTCAAACTGATGCTACTGATGCTGCTGAAGAGGCATCAGGAAAACCAAATGTAACTGATGTTTCCGGTGATCAGGAATATTATGTTGTGCCTGTGGCAGGATTAAATAAAGTTACAGTTAATGGTCAAGACAGATCGGATGCCATTGCAGGCGGAGCCGTGGGAGTGCAAGCAAAAGTTATTGATCAAGGTGAAATAAAAATCAAACCTGGTCTAATTGAGATTACTACACCTCCAGGTGTGCCTCCAGAAGTGGCTGTTAAACGTCCAGAACTTTAA
- the cofD gene encoding 2-phospho-L-lactate transferase produces the protein MITVFSGGTGTPKLLQGLKEIVNPKDLTIIVNTLENDYFSGVYVSADVDTVLYTMSDMINDEFWYGVKGDTFITHERLCELGCQELLRIGDIDRATKIQKTQLMKKYGLAKAVEIQAENMGIESKIIPMSNEESDIKLITDIGELEFHDFLIKHQSQPEVLDIKFSSVAPAGGVVDAIKNSEAVIIGPSNPITSISPILSLEGVREALKDTYVVAVSPIIGSDSVSGPASKFMKALDIEVSAVGVASLYEDFLDNFIIDDKDVDKKQQLNQIVNKVTVTNTIMNNLGAKKNLAQIIMDSIL, from the coding sequence ATGATTACTGTTTTTTCTGGAGGTACAGGTACTCCAAAATTATTGCAAGGGTTAAAAGAAATTGTCAATCCTAAGGATTTAACAATCATTGTAAATACTTTGGAAAATGATTATTTTTCTGGAGTTTATGTTTCTGCTGATGTTGATACGGTTTTATACACTATGTCTGACATGATTAATGATGAATTTTGGTATGGTGTTAAAGGAGACACATTTATTACTCATGAAAGACTTTGCGAGTTAGGATGTCAGGAACTACTTAGAATTGGTGATATAGATAGAGCAACTAAAATTCAAAAGACCCAGCTGATGAAGAAATATGGTCTTGCAAAGGCTGTTGAAATTCAAGCGGAGAATATGGGCATTGAATCAAAAATAATACCTATGAGCAATGAAGAATCTGATATTAAACTAATTACTGACATTGGTGAATTGGAATTCCATGATTTTTTAATTAAACATCAATCCCAGCCTGAAGTGCTGGACATTAAATTTTCCAGTGTTGCACCTGCGGGTGGTGTTGTTGATGCTATTAAAAATTCTGAAGCAGTCATTATTGGACCGTCTAATCCAATTACTTCAATTTCTCCGATACTATCATTAGAAGGTGTTAGAGAAGCTTTAAAAGATACTTATGTTGTTGCAGTTTCTCCAATAATTGGGTCTGATTCTGTTTCTGGCCCTGCCAGTAAATTCATGAAGGCTTTGGATATTGAAGTCTCAGCAGTTGGTGTGGCATCATTATATGAAGATTTTCTAGATAATTTTATTATTGATGATAAAGATGTTGATAAAAAACAACAATTAAATCAAATAGTTAATAAGGTAACAGTTACAAATACTATAATGAATAATTTAGGTGCTAAAAAAAATTTAGCACAAATTATTATGGATAGTATTCTTTAA
- the atwA gene encoding methyl coenzyme M reductase system, component A2, with protein MDFITLKNITKNFDGVDVLKDINLKINEGETLGILGRSGSGKSVLINMLRGTLDYKPDAGNIIMNLAVCPDCLAVDSPSHAGERCSCGGTLEAKEVDFYNAERKLFSSIKRRIAIMLQRNFALYDEETVIENVMRAMPEDMEYEEGLYFALELLEMVQMNHRITHIARDLSGGEKQRVVLARQLAKKPMTFLADEPTGTLDPQTAVKLHNTLKEGVKDEGITMLITSHWPEVMTELADNVIWLDDGQIKEEGEPQTVVDHFMETVPIPEKPEIPEFGEKQVVLEDVKKHYYSIERGVVKAVDGISLDINKEEIFGIVGLSGSGKTTTTRMLMGLTEPSSGDIQIKLGDEWIDMTKVGPLNRGRIMPYIGLLHQEYSLYPHRTILGNLTDAISLNLPAEFGKIKATHALTTVGFSDATAAAILDKYPDQLSVGEKHRVALAQVLIKEPNLIVLDEPTGTMDPVTRVVVTDSILKARTELEQTFIIISHDMDFVLDVCDRAALMRGGKILDIGTPEEIVQQLTPDEKEDMLKDNR; from the coding sequence ATGGATTTTATTACACTTAAGAATATTACAAAAAATTTTGATGGTGTTGATGTTCTTAAAGATATTAATTTGAAGATTAATGAAGGGGAAACTTTAGGTATTTTAGGACGTAGTGGAAGTGGAAAATCTGTTTTAATTAACATGCTTAGGGGTACATTAGATTATAAACCTGATGCAGGTAATATTATAATGAATCTTGCTGTTTGTCCTGATTGTTTGGCTGTAGACTCTCCATCTCATGCTGGTGAAAGATGTAGTTGTGGAGGAACTCTTGAAGCTAAGGAAGTTGATTTTTATAATGCTGAAAGAAAGTTATTTTCAAGTATTAAAAGAAGAATAGCTATTATGCTACAACGTAACTTTGCATTATACGATGAAGAAACCGTAATCGAAAATGTAATGAGGGCAATGCCTGAAGATATGGAGTATGAGGAAGGATTATATTTTGCTTTAGAGTTACTTGAAATGGTTCAAATGAACCATAGGATTACACATATTGCCCGTGATTTAAGTGGTGGAGAAAAGCAAAGAGTAGTACTTGCAAGGCAATTGGCTAAAAAACCAATGACATTTTTGGCTGATGAACCAACTGGTACATTGGATCCTCAAACTGCAGTAAAATTACATAATACTCTAAAAGAAGGAGTAAAAGATGAAGGAATCACCATGTTAATCACTTCTCATTGGCCAGAAGTAATGACAGAACTTGCAGACAATGTTATTTGGTTAGATGATGGTCAAATCAAAGAAGAGGGTGAACCTCAAACTGTTGTTGATCATTTTATGGAAACTGTACCAATTCCTGAAAAGCCGGAAATCCCTGAATTCGGTGAAAAACAAGTTGTTCTTGAAGATGTTAAAAAACATTACTACTCAATTGAAAGAGGAGTAGTAAAAGCGGTTGATGGAATCAGTTTGGACATTAATAAAGAAGAAATTTTCGGTATTGTTGGTTTAAGTGGTTCAGGTAAAACTACTACAACTAGGATGTTAATGGGTTTGACTGAACCAAGTAGTGGTGACATTCAAATAAAGCTTGGTGATGAATGGATTGACATGACTAAAGTAGGTCCACTTAATCGTGGTCGTATCATGCCGTACATTGGTTTATTGCACCAGGAATATTCATTATACCCTCACAGAACAATTTTAGGTAATTTAACTGATGCAATTAGTTTAAATTTGCCTGCTGAATTTGGTAAAATCAAGGCTACTCATGCATTGACTACCGTCGGATTTTCTGATGCAACTGCTGCTGCAATTCTTGACAAATATCCTGATCAATTAAGTGTTGGAGAAAAACATAGGGTTGCACTTGCACAAGTTTTAATTAAAGAGCCTAATCTTATTGTTTTGGATGAGCCTACTGGTACTATGGATCCAGTTACCCGTGTTGTTGTAACTGACTCTATATTAAAAGCTCGTACAGAATTGGAACAAACATTCATTATCATTTCCCACGATATGGACTTTGTTTTAGATGTTTGTGACCGTGCTGCTTTAATGAGGGGAGGAAAAATATTAGATATTGGAACTCCTGAAGAAATTGTTCAGCAATTAACTCCAGATGAAAAAGAAGACATGTTAAAAGATAATAGATAG